One Thermococcus kodakarensis KOD1 genomic window carries:
- a CDS encoding carboxyl transferase domain-containing protein: protein MSMEEKLNELYERKKKILEMGGEKAIEKQHAKGKLTARERIEKLLDPGSFVEIGMFVKHRGTEFGLDKKELPADGVITGYGTIDGRLVFVYAQDFTVMGGSLGEMHAAKIKRIMELALEAGAPVIGLNDSGGARIQEGVDSLKGYGEIFKMNTLLSGVVPQITAIMGPCAGGAVYSPAIGDFILMVDSDSSFMFITGPQVVKAVTGVEVTPVQLGGAMIHAQKSGQAHLIGKSDEEVLALIRRLLSYLPSNNMEKPPRVKTNDLPFRKTENLYNIVPDDPNKGYDVRQVIYEIVDRDENGNPDFLEILPYFAPNAVVGFGRMNGQTVGIVANNPIYFAGVLDIDSSDKIARFVRTCDAFNIPIVTLVDVPGYLPGTDQEYRGIIRHGAKVLYAYAEATVPMVTVILRKAYGGAYLAMGSKHLGADFVFAWPTAEIAVMGPEGAANIIFRKEIAAAENPEEVRQQKIQEYREKFANPYVAAARGYIDDVIDPAETRAKIILALEAMESKRVKLPPKKHGNIPL from the coding sequence TCGAAAAACAGCACGCAAAGGGCAAACTAACGGCCAGGGAGAGGATTGAAAAGCTCCTTGACCCGGGAAGCTTCGTCGAGATAGGAATGTTCGTAAAGCACCGAGGAACTGAGTTCGGCCTCGACAAGAAGGAACTGCCCGCCGACGGCGTCATAACCGGCTACGGAACCATCGACGGAAGGCTAGTCTTCGTCTACGCCCAGGACTTCACGGTTATGGGCGGTTCCCTCGGCGAGATGCACGCGGCGAAGATAAAGCGCATTATGGAGCTGGCCCTCGAAGCCGGAGCTCCGGTCATAGGCCTCAACGACTCCGGCGGAGCGAGGATTCAGGAGGGCGTTGACTCGCTCAAGGGCTACGGCGAGATATTCAAGATGAACACCCTTCTCAGCGGTGTAGTCCCACAGATAACGGCAATTATGGGTCCCTGTGCTGGCGGAGCGGTTTACAGTCCGGCTATTGGAGACTTCATCCTGATGGTGGACAGCGATTCCAGCTTCATGTTCATCACTGGGCCGCAGGTCGTCAAGGCCGTTACGGGCGTTGAGGTGACCCCCGTCCAGCTCGGTGGTGCTATGATACACGCCCAGAAGAGCGGTCAGGCCCACCTCATAGGGAAGAGCGACGAGGAAGTTCTCGCCCTCATAAGGAGGCTCCTGAGCTACCTGCCGTCAAACAACATGGAGAAGCCGCCGCGCGTTAAGACGAACGACCTGCCCTTCAGGAAGACCGAGAACCTGTACAACATCGTTCCAGATGACCCGAACAAGGGCTACGACGTCAGGCAGGTTATCTACGAGATAGTTGACCGCGACGAGAACGGAAACCCGGACTTCCTTGAAATACTCCCGTACTTCGCCCCGAACGCTGTTGTCGGCTTTGGAAGGATGAACGGGCAGACTGTTGGGATAGTCGCCAACAACCCGATCTATTTCGCCGGTGTTCTCGACATAGACAGCTCGGACAAGATAGCTCGCTTCGTTAGAACCTGCGACGCCTTCAACATCCCGATAGTTACCCTCGTTGACGTTCCGGGCTACCTGCCTGGAACAGACCAGGAGTACCGCGGAATCATCAGGCACGGAGCTAAAGTCCTCTACGCCTACGCCGAGGCAACTGTTCCAATGGTCACTGTCATCCTGAGGAAGGCCTACGGTGGGGCTTACCTCGCTATGGGAAGCAAGCACCTCGGTGCCGACTTCGTCTTCGCATGGCCAACTGCGGAGATAGCAGTCATGGGTCCCGAGGGAGCGGCCAACATCATCTTCAGGAAGGAGATAGCCGCCGCCGAGAACCCGGAGGAGGTAAGACAGCAGAAGATACAGGAGTACCGCGAGAAGTTCGCCAACCCGTACGTTGCTGCTGCACGCGGCTACATTGACGACGTCATAGACCCGGCCGAGACCAGGGCGAAGATAATCCTGGCCCTCGAGGCTATGGAGAGCAAGAGGGTAAAGCTCCCGCCGAAGAAGCACGGCAACATACCGCTGTGA
- a CDS encoding OadG family protein has protein sequence MDVKAVMEGLNITVIGVVVVFTILGILALVLYFVGWLERRLVEREKPATAPTPAPTPAPVEARQEEKPKIPPRDLAVITAAILAYTAEKASQLRPLPFRRKVSDSWRLYGLQTQMEDVEDFNYEIGKW, from the coding sequence ATGGACGTCAAAGCCGTCATGGAGGGCCTTAACATAACTGTCATAGGTGTTGTAGTGGTCTTTACCATACTGGGAATACTGGCCCTCGTCCTCTACTTCGTGGGCTGGCTCGAGAGAAGGTTGGTGGAGAGGGAAAAGCCCGCTACCGCACCCACACCAGCCCCCACTCCTGCCCCTGTGGAGGCCAGGCAAGAGGAGAAGCCGAAGATACCGCCGAGAGACCTGGCCGTTATCACAGCGGCTATACTCGCTTACACGGCCGAAAAGGCCAGCCAGCTCAGGCCCCTGCCATTCAGGAGGAAGGTCTCAGATTCCTGGCGCCTCTACGGCCTCCAGACCCAGATGGAAGATGTTGAAGACTTCAACTACGAGATAGGGAAGTGGTGA
- a CDS encoding acetyl-CoA carboxylase biotin carboxyl carrier protein subunit, with amino-acid sequence MAKVKVIVEGVEYEVEVEELPGGKFRVSFEDKTYEVEAKGLGIDMSALASAQVSAPAPAPSTPSAPSPVPALAPAPATPSPAPAAAGEGVVTAPMPGKILKILVKEGEQVKTGQGLLILEAMKMENEIPAPKDGVVKKILVKEGDTVNTGDPLIEIG; translated from the coding sequence ATGGCGAAGGTTAAGGTCATCGTTGAGGGTGTTGAATACGAGGTCGAGGTTGAGGAACTGCCCGGAGGAAAGTTCAGGGTGAGCTTTGAGGACAAGACCTACGAGGTCGAGGCCAAGGGACTTGGAATAGACATGAGCGCTTTAGCAAGTGCCCAGGTCTCTGCTCCGGCCCCTGCTCCAAGTACCCCCTCTGCACCGTCTCCGGTTCCAGCTCTCGCACCAGCGCCGGCAACTCCATCACCGGCTCCAGCCGCCGCTGGTGAGGGTGTTGTTACAGCCCCAATGCCTGGAAAAATCCTCAAGATACTCGTGAAGGAAGGCGAGCAGGTCAAGACCGGACAGGGACTCCTCATTCTTGAGGCAATGAAGATGGAGAACGAGATTCCAGCACCAAAAGACGGTGTCGTAAAGAAAATCCTAGTCAAAGAAGGCGACACCGTAAACACCGGAGATCCTTTAATAGAGATAGGGTGA
- a CDS encoding sodium ion-translocating decarboxylase subunit beta yields the protein MATFVDFINTLGLLHLTVGNVVMILVGLTLVYLAIRYEMEPLLLLPIGITAVLVNLPLSHVANWPVAVNLPENVSDSIFKTIAYMSEHYGEPGLFDLIYYLLIKTEVVPLLIFFGLGAMTDFGPMIADPKTALLGAAAQIGVFVAMLTALALGFNLHQAASIGIIGGADGPTTIYLTTKLAPEILAATAVAAYSYMSLVPLIQPPIIKALTSPEERKIRMEQLRPVSKREKILFPIISMIVIGLLVPSAAPLIGMLMIGNLFRESGVVERLSKAAQEELMNIVTIFLGLGVGSTMRAESFLTAQTLMILGLGVVAFASATAGGVFFGKIMMKLSGGRINPMIGAAGVSAVPMSARVVQRIAREEDPGNFILMHAMGPNVAGVIGTAVVAGVFLALLG from the coding sequence ATGGCAACGTTCGTTGACTTCATCAACACCCTCGGCCTCCTCCACCTCACGGTAGGGAACGTCGTAATGATCCTAGTGGGCCTGACGCTCGTCTATCTGGCTATCAGGTACGAGATGGAGCCTCTCCTGCTCCTCCCGATAGGCATAACGGCGGTGCTCGTCAACTTGCCGCTCTCCCATGTAGCCAACTGGCCGGTGGCCGTGAACCTGCCCGAGAACGTCAGCGACAGCATCTTCAAGACGATAGCCTACATGAGCGAGCACTACGGTGAGCCGGGACTCTTCGACCTCATCTACTACCTCCTCATCAAGACTGAGGTAGTTCCACTACTCATATTCTTCGGCCTCGGAGCAATGACCGACTTCGGACCGATGATAGCGGATCCAAAGACGGCCCTCCTCGGAGCGGCGGCGCAGATAGGTGTCTTCGTGGCCATGCTAACCGCTTTGGCTCTCGGCTTCAACCTCCACCAGGCGGCAAGCATAGGCATCATCGGCGGTGCCGACGGGCCGACGACTATCTACTTAACCACCAAGCTCGCCCCGGAGATACTCGCGGCAACGGCGGTTGCGGCCTACTCCTACATGAGCCTCGTCCCCCTCATTCAACCGCCAATCATCAAGGCCCTCACAAGCCCCGAGGAAAGGAAGATACGCATGGAGCAGTTGAGGCCCGTGTCAAAGAGGGAGAAGATACTCTTCCCAATAATCTCCATGATCGTCATTGGGCTTCTCGTCCCGAGCGCCGCGCCGCTGATAGGGATGCTCATGATAGGCAACCTCTTCAGGGAGAGCGGTGTCGTGGAAAGGCTGAGTAAAGCGGCACAGGAGGAGCTGATGAACATCGTCACGATCTTCCTCGGACTCGGTGTCGGCTCAACAATGCGCGCTGAGAGCTTCCTGACAGCCCAGACCTTAATGATACTCGGACTCGGTGTCGTCGCCTTCGCCAGTGCAACCGCTGGAGGAGTTTTCTTCGGCAAGATCATGATGAAGCTCAGCGGCGGAAGGATAAACCCGATGATAGGCGCCGCCGGAGTTTCGGCAGTTCCGATGAGTGCAAGGGTCGTCCAGAGGATCGCGAGGGAGGAAGATCCAGGCAACTTCATCCTCATGCACGCCATGGGGCCAAACGTCGCTGGAGTTATAGGAACGGCAGTCGTTGCAGGTGTTTTCCTCGCCCTTCTGGGCTGA
- a CDS encoding CBS domain-containing protein, which translates to MRVKTLMTKDPVVIQLPATREYAIELFRKHKVRSFPVVGKDGKLVGIVSIKRVLLHPDEDQLAMLVKREVPTVKANDDLKKAVKKMLEMDYRRVVVVDDENRPVGILTVGDIVRRYLSKNEKLKEVTIEPYYQRNVSVVWRGTPLKAALKALLLCNAMAIPVIDDDGNLIGMVDETDLLRDSEVVRVMKSTELAASSEEDWILESHPTLLFEKAELQLPKKPVEEIMNPNVVVATPHMSVYDVAQKMVKYEIEQLPVIRGQDELVGIVRDMDIIKVILNK; encoded by the coding sequence ATGAGAGTAAAGACCCTAATGACGAAGGATCCGGTTGTAATTCAGCTACCTGCAACGAGGGAATACGCCATCGAGCTGTTCAGAAAGCACAAGGTACGCTCATTCCCCGTCGTTGGAAAGGACGGAAAGCTAGTTGGTATAGTCAGCATCAAGCGCGTCCTCCTCCACCCTGATGAGGATCAGCTGGCCATGCTCGTTAAGAGGGAAGTCCCAACCGTCAAGGCAAACGATGACCTGAAGAAAGCCGTTAAGAAAATGCTTGAAATGGACTACAGGCGCGTCGTTGTGGTTGACGATGAGAACAGACCCGTTGGCATTCTGACCGTTGGCGACATCGTGAGGAGGTACCTATCAAAGAACGAAAAGCTCAAGGAAGTAACGATAGAACCCTACTACCAGAGAAACGTCAGCGTCGTGTGGCGCGGGACACCGCTAAAAGCGGCCCTCAAGGCCCTCCTCCTGTGTAATGCAATGGCCATACCGGTAATAGACGACGACGGAAACCTCATAGGCATGGTGGACGAGACTGACCTCCTCAGGGACAGCGAGGTCGTTAGGGTAATGAAGAGCACCGAGCTGGCAGCTTCCAGCGAGGAGGACTGGATACTCGAAAGCCACCCAACACTGCTCTTTGAGAAGGCGGAACTTCAGCTTCCAAAGAAGCCAGTCGAGGAGATAATGAACCCCAATGTCGTTGTGGCGACACCCCACATGAGCGTCTACGACGTTGCCCAGAAGATGGTCAAGTACGAGATAGAACAGCTTCCCGTCATAAGGGGACAGGACGAGCTCGTAGGCATCGTAAGGGACATGGACATAATAAAGGTAATCCTGAACAAGTAA
- a CDS encoding homoserine dehydrogenase, with translation MREIRVSLIGFGNVGRATAGVLLEKSRLFEERYGVRISVVSISDTSGTVWLPEGIDLREALLVKENFGRLSAWTNDYEVYELTPEEIVGEVDSEIVVDVTNDKEAWTWHLRALKEGKGIVTSNKPPLAYHYREILNEAEKRELPYLFEATVMAGTPIVGLLRENLLGDDVQRIEAVLNATTTFILTQMEMGLSFEEALAKAQRLGIAERDPSGDILGIDAGYKATILHCLAFHPITYNEIEVRGIAEVTEGDIERAKAKGKTIRLVARIEKGNVAVEPAEIPKESPLAVESHENAAVIKTDLLGELLIKGAGAGLKETASGVISDVIKAALRLV, from the coding sequence TTGAGGGAGATCAGGGTTTCTCTTATCGGTTTTGGAAACGTTGGAAGGGCCACGGCAGGGGTTCTTCTCGAAAAGAGCAGGCTTTTTGAGGAACGTTACGGAGTAAGGATAAGCGTCGTCAGCATTTCAGACACCAGCGGGACAGTCTGGCTTCCCGAGGGGATAGACCTTAGGGAGGCCCTTCTCGTTAAGGAGAACTTCGGCAGGCTCTCCGCGTGGACCAACGACTACGAGGTCTACGAGCTAACTCCCGAGGAGATAGTCGGGGAGGTTGACTCGGAGATAGTCGTGGACGTCACCAACGACAAGGAGGCCTGGACGTGGCATCTCAGGGCTTTGAAGGAAGGAAAGGGCATCGTAACGAGCAACAAGCCCCCCCTGGCATACCACTACCGAGAGATTCTCAACGAGGCTGAAAAGAGGGAACTTCCATACCTGTTTGAGGCGACAGTGATGGCCGGGACGCCGATAGTGGGCCTTCTTCGGGAGAACCTGCTGGGTGATGACGTCCAGAGAATTGAGGCTGTACTCAACGCGACAACGACTTTTATCCTGACCCAGATGGAGATGGGTCTGAGCTTTGAGGAGGCACTTGCGAAGGCCCAGAGACTTGGAATAGCAGAGAGAGACCCGAGTGGCGACATACTCGGCATAGACGCCGGCTATAAGGCAACTATACTGCACTGCCTTGCATTCCATCCGATAACGTACAATGAGATAGAAGTCAGGGGAATAGCAGAAGTCACGGAGGGAGATATTGAAAGGGCAAAGGCGAAGGGAAAGACAATCCGGCTGGTTGCGAGGATAGAAAAGGGAAACGTTGCCGTAGAACCCGCCGAGATACCAAAGGAAAGCCCGCTCGCGGTGGAAAGCCACGAGAACGCGGCAGTCATAAAGACCGACCTCCTCGGGGAGCTCCTCATAAAAGGAGCGGGAGCGGGGCTCAAGGAGACCGCCAGTGGTGTCATAAGTGACGTGATTAAGGCGGCGCTCAGACTAGTTTGA
- a CDS encoding ASCH domain-containing protein produces the protein MEHVIALHQVYAELIFRGLKTVELRKSRAFGEGDIVFLYVARGNPYELRDTLRRLGLHEEQTLTQRGTIAGGFEVGEVIKADLETLWEMTKEASGLTLVHGENGRKWLGNYIREYGYAFTIERPFLFKEPMSREEMKERYGIHVEGIIHLSRKTRKPWVRALIEDLLARDVVYL, from the coding sequence ATGGAGCACGTCATAGCCCTGCATCAGGTCTACGCGGAGCTGATATTCAGAGGACTTAAGACGGTGGAGCTCAGGAAGAGCAGGGCCTTCGGTGAGGGGGACATAGTCTTCCTCTATGTAGCAAGGGGAAACCCCTACGAGCTCAGGGATACCCTGAGGAGGCTTGGCCTCCACGAGGAGCAGACTCTAACGCAGAGGGGGACGATAGCTGGCGGCTTTGAGGTAGGCGAGGTCATCAAGGCCGACTTAGAGACCCTCTGGGAGATGACAAAGGAGGCCAGCGGGCTAACGTTGGTTCACGGGGAGAACGGTAGGAAGTGGCTCGGCAATTACATAAGGGAGTACGGCTACGCCTTCACGATCGAGAGGCCGTTCCTCTTCAAGGAGCCGATGAGCAGGGAAGAAATGAAGGAGCGCTATGGAATCCACGTGGAGGGCATAATCCACCTCTCAAGAAAAACGAGAAAGCCGTGGGTGAGGGCCCTCATTGAAGACCTTCTCGCGAGGGACGTCGTTTACCTCTAA
- a CDS encoding ZPR1 zinc finger domain-containing protein, with product MGENGEKRQKVEVREDLGEVQVISLGDCPICGGKGTLKAIQHIHEIPYFGKVMESTIICEKCGYRNADVMILEDRPPKLYTVKVEGEKDLFTRVVRSKSGTIELDEIGVKIEPGPASEGFITNVEGVLERVRETLLMAREFRRQEGDEEAVKKADEILQYIEDVKEGKKPITVRIMDPLGNSALIGEKVKSRLLTEEEINKLSLGPYVLVPEVEEEDALEEEKKDTGEGNSDGS from the coding sequence ATGGGTGAAAACGGCGAGAAGAGACAGAAAGTTGAAGTTCGCGAGGATCTCGGTGAGGTTCAGGTTATATCCCTCGGTGACTGCCCAATCTGCGGTGGAAAGGGTACACTCAAGGCCATTCAGCACATCCATGAGATACCCTACTTCGGCAAGGTCATGGAGAGCACGATAATCTGCGAGAAATGCGGCTACCGCAACGCCGACGTCATGATCCTCGAAGACAGGCCGCCAAAGCTCTACACTGTCAAAGTGGAGGGGGAGAAGGATCTCTTCACTCGTGTTGTCAGGAGCAAGAGCGGGACGATAGAACTTGACGAAATCGGCGTCAAGATCGAGCCCGGCCCAGCTTCGGAGGGCTTTATCACCAACGTTGAAGGAGTCCTTGAAAGGGTCAGGGAGACCCTCCTAATGGCCAGGGAGTTCAGGAGGCAGGAGGGCGACGAGGAGGCCGTTAAGAAGGCCGACGAGATACTCCAGTACATCGAGGACGTTAAGGAAGGCAAGAAGCCGATAACGGTGCGGATAATGGATCCGCTCGGCAACAGCGCCCTTATAGGTGAGAAGGTGAAGAGCAGGCTCTTGACCGAGGAGGAAATAAATAAGCTGAGCCTTGGCCCGTACGTTCTCGTCCCGGAAGTCGAGGAAGAGGACGCTCTTGAGGAAGAGAAGAAGGACACTGGTGAAGGAAACTCTGATGGGAGTTAG
- a CDS encoding cell division protein SepF has protein sequence MGLFDSLKKKDIKPTVKPPSIKKEVKGERAPAPTRTEVEVIPVEEDVLAKELVKPQLRYLHKITVTSYSDLEKVSRELQNGNIVLVDLTPLEKRPDVLEKVVQQLKGMVSALDGQAAKVCKHEIKLILLPNDIRIAK, from the coding sequence ATGGGACTGTTTGACAGCTTAAAAAAGAAGGATATAAAGCCAACTGTAAAGCCTCCCAGCATAAAGAAGGAGGTTAAAGGTGAAAGGGCTCCCGCTCCCACGAGGACGGAGGTTGAGGTCATCCCTGTTGAGGAGGATGTTCTTGCTAAGGAGCTCGTTAAACCTCAGCTTAGGTATCTGCACAAGATAACTGTCACCAGCTACTCAGACCTCGAAAAGGTGTCCAGGGAGCTCCAGAACGGCAACATCGTGCTCGTTGACCTGACTCCCCTTGAGAAGAGGCCCGATGTACTCGAGAAGGTCGTCCAGCAGCTCAAGGGTATGGTCAGTGCCCTCGACGGACAGGCCGCCAAGGTCTGCAAACATGAGATAAAGCTCATCCTCCTGCCAAACGATATAAGAATCGCCAAGTGA
- the rrp42 gene encoding exosome complex protein Rrp42: MSEMEVMASIMRDHIIELLREGKRIDGRSFEDYRDLEIKVNVIEKAEGSAWVRLGDTQVLVGIKAELGEPFPDLPDRGVITTNVELVPLASPTFEPGPPDENAIELARVVDRGIRESQAVDLEKLVIVPGKLVRVIFIDVHVLDHGGNLLDASGIGAIAALLSTKLPKVNYNEETGEVEILDEYEPLPVNHVPIPVTFAKIGNSIVVDPSLDEERVMDGRLTITTDETGHISAAQKGEAGAFKMEEVMYALEVALKKGNEIREKVLKAVGRA, encoded by the coding sequence ATGAGTGAGATGGAAGTCATGGCCAGCATAATGCGCGATCACATCATCGAACTGCTCCGCGAGGGCAAGAGAATAGACGGCCGCTCCTTTGAGGACTACCGCGACCTTGAGATTAAGGTCAACGTTATCGAGAAGGCCGAGGGCTCCGCCTGGGTCAGGCTGGGTGACACCCAAGTTCTAGTGGGCATTAAGGCTGAACTTGGCGAACCCTTCCCTGACCTGCCCGACAGGGGCGTCATAACGACAAACGTTGAGCTCGTCCCGCTCGCCTCACCGACATTTGAACCCGGCCCGCCAGACGAGAACGCAATCGAACTGGCGCGCGTCGTTGACAGGGGCATCAGGGAGAGTCAGGCTGTTGACCTGGAGAAGCTCGTTATAGTTCCCGGCAAGCTCGTCAGGGTTATATTCATAGACGTCCACGTTCTCGACCACGGCGGCAACCTCCTCGACGCCAGCGGAATCGGTGCAATAGCGGCTCTCCTCAGCACGAAGCTGCCAAAGGTCAACTACAACGAAGAAACTGGCGAGGTTGAGATACTCGACGAGTACGAGCCTCTCCCAGTTAACCACGTCCCAATCCCTGTAACCTTCGCCAAGATCGGTAACTCCATAGTCGTTGACCCGAGCCTCGACGAGGAGCGCGTCATGGACGGCAGGCTTACTATAACGACCGACGAGACGGGACACATCTCAGCGGCCCAGAAGGGCGAGGCAGGAGCATTTAAGATGGAGGAAGTCATGTACGCCCTCGAAGTTGCCCTGAAGAAGGGCAACGAGATTAGGGAGAAGGTTCTGAAGGCCGTCGGAAGGGCCTGA
- the rrp41 gene encoding exosome complex exonuclease Rrp41 translates to MMGRPEGLKLIDENGKRIDGRKKYELRPIKMEVGVLKNADGSAYVEWGKNKVLAAVYGPREIHPKHLQRPDRAILRVRYNMAPFSVEERKKPGPDRRSVEISKVIRGALEPALLLHMFPRTAIDVFIEILQADAGTRVAGITAASLALADAGIPMKDLVAACAAGKIDGEIVLDLNKEEDNYGEADVPVAIMPLKNDITLLQMDGYLTKDEFLEAVRLAIKGAKAVYQKQREALKEKYLKIAQEVEGNE, encoded by the coding sequence ATGATGGGCAGGCCTGAAGGATTAAAGCTCATCGATGAGAACGGTAAGAGGATTGATGGTAGAAAGAAGTACGAGCTTAGGCCTATCAAGATGGAAGTTGGCGTCCTCAAGAACGCCGACGGTTCGGCGTACGTTGAGTGGGGCAAGAACAAGGTTCTAGCTGCCGTCTACGGCCCGAGGGAGATACACCCCAAGCATCTCCAGAGGCCGGACAGGGCTATACTCAGGGTAAGGTACAACATGGCGCCCTTCAGCGTTGAGGAGAGGAAGAAGCCCGGGCCGGACAGAAGGAGCGTTGAGATAAGCAAGGTCATAAGGGGTGCGCTTGAGCCGGCGTTGCTCCTTCACATGTTCCCGAGGACTGCCATAGACGTCTTCATCGAAATACTCCAGGCGGATGCCGGTACGAGGGTTGCTGGAATAACGGCCGCTTCGCTAGCTCTGGCTGATGCAGGTATTCCAATGAAAGACCTGGTTGCCGCGTGCGCCGCTGGAAAGATAGACGGTGAGATAGTTCTCGACCTCAACAAGGAGGAGGACAACTACGGTGAAGCTGACGTACCGGTTGCCATAATGCCGCTCAAGAACGACATAACTCTCCTCCAGATGGACGGCTACCTGACGAAGGATGAGTTCCTTGAGGCAGTGAGACTTGCTATAAAGGGCGCCAAGGCCGTTTACCAGAAGCAGAGGGAGGCCCTCAAGGAAAAGTACCTCAAAATAGCCCAGGAGGTTGAGGGAAATGAGTGA
- the rrp4 gene encoding exosome complex RNA-binding protein Rrp4, which translates to MKKIFVKPRELVVPGTLLAQGPFKNGRGTFREGNAIYSTVIGLVEIRGNVIRVIPLEGPYIPEVGDNVLGKIVDVKFSSWTVDIGAPYQASLRVQDAVEERIDLLKTDLRKIFDIGDIIYAKVKAFNEVNQIDLTTKGMPFKGGPLRGGQLVTITPSKVPRLIGKGGSMINMIKTLTGTRIIVGQNGWVWVSGKNDELERLAIEAILKVDRESHTQGLTDRVKEFLLSRLRELKEQGVIEEIPEVNGEEGGEDDGQA; encoded by the coding sequence ATGAAGAAGATTTTTGTAAAACCCAGAGAACTCGTTGTCCCTGGGACTTTACTCGCCCAGGGGCCTTTTAAGAACGGAAGAGGGACTTTCAGGGAAGGCAACGCAATCTATTCCACCGTCATCGGCCTCGTTGAGATCAGGGGAAACGTGATAAGGGTCATACCACTCGAAGGCCCCTATATCCCAGAGGTTGGGGACAACGTCCTGGGGAAGATCGTTGACGTCAAGTTCTCCAGCTGGACTGTGGACATCGGAGCACCCTACCAGGCGAGCCTCAGGGTTCAGGATGCCGTTGAAGAGAGGATAGACCTGCTCAAGACCGACCTGAGGAAGATATTCGACATCGGGGACATAATCTACGCCAAAGTTAAGGCTTTCAACGAGGTAAACCAGATTGATCTGACGACCAAGGGGATGCCCTTCAAGGGCGGACCGCTCAGGGGCGGCCAGCTTGTCACAATAACACCGTCCAAAGTCCCCAGGCTCATAGGCAAGGGCGGTTCGATGATCAACATGATAAAGACCCTAACTGGAACGAGGATAATCGTGGGGCAGAATGGATGGGTATGGGTCAGCGGAAAGAACGACGAGCTTGAGCGGCTCGCAATCGAGGCAATACTCAAGGTTGACAGGGAGAGCCACACCCAGGGCCTTACCGACCGCGTTAAGGAGTTCCTCCTTAGCAGGCTCAGGGAGCTTAAGGAGCAGGGAGTAATAGAGGAAATCCCCGAGGTTAACGGAGAAGAGGGTGGAGAAGATGATGGGCAGGCCTGA